Proteins encoded together in one Caldicellulosiruptor saccharolyticus DSM 8903 window:
- a CDS encoding IS256-like element ISCsa2 family transposase: protein MEKNEIFETAKNMAIEQVLNMYCSKDDPTRPALKQLLENLLDCFMLSERTVYLAKNENDKGNGFYGRKLATPVGSLEISVPRTRSGNFRPSILPDRYKRVDSSYTDLLMSLVANGYSESSLVQTLKSMNLPYSEDEIEKIKNDLKNELQLFKQRELPESAFALIIDGYHCEIKDNSKVKQATCYVVLGIDLEGKKDIFGIYTFFGKENKADWMRVFDDLITRGLKKVLIVVSDDFPGIIDAVRLAYPLADHQLCFVHLQRNVRKHMAKDDASVFNKELDKLRTSSADFDEAISKFKLLCEQYSSKYPRFIKGICEKAEFYLAHMRYPEDLRKYIYTTNAVESVNSMIEKIRINSGGYFQSVEVLEINIYLQRENLRRGKWKNGVPILKKCSYNILQLYNIRYEMETQNS from the coding sequence ATGGAGAAAAATGAAATTTTTGAAACCGCTAAAAATATGGCTATCGAGCAAGTATTAAATATGTATTGCTCCAAAGATGATCCTACTCGCCCAGCTTTAAAACAGCTTTTGGAAAACTTGCTCGATTGCTTTATGTTATCAGAAAGAACTGTTTACCTTGCTAAAAACGAAAACGATAAAGGCAATGGTTTTTACGGCAGAAAACTTGCAACACCTGTTGGCAGCCTTGAAATTTCTGTTCCTCGCACACGCTCTGGTAACTTTCGACCTTCCATTCTCCCTGACCGCTACAAAAGGGTTGACAGCTCATACACTGACCTGCTCATGTCTTTAGTCGCCAATGGTTACTCAGAAAGTTCTCTTGTCCAAACTCTTAAAAGCATGAATCTGCCTTATTCTGAAGACGAAATCGAAAAAATCAAAAACGATCTTAAAAACGAGCTTCAACTTTTCAAACAAAGAGAACTTCCTGAAAGTGCTTTTGCTCTTATCATTGACGGTTACCATTGCGAAATTAAAGATAACTCAAAAGTTAAACAAGCTACTTGCTATGTCGTGCTTGGCATTGATTTAGAAGGCAAAAAAGATATCTTCGGTATCTACACTTTCTTCGGCAAAGAAAACAAAGCCGATTGGATGAGAGTCTTTGACGACTTAATTACAAGAGGTCTTAAAAAAGTCTTAATAGTTGTAAGCGATGATTTTCCAGGCATTATCGATGCTGTTAGACTCGCTTATCCCCTTGCCGACCATCAACTATGTTTTGTTCACCTTCAACGCAATGTCAGAAAACATATGGCAAAAGATGATGCTTCCGTTTTCAACAAAGAGCTTGATAAACTAAGAACTTCCTCTGCTGATTTTGACGAAGCTATTTCAAAGTTCAAACTTCTTTGTGAGCAATACTCCTCAAAATATCCTCGATTCATAAAAGGTATTTGCGAAAAAGCAGAGTTCTATCTTGCACATATGAGGTATCCTGAAGATTTAAGAAAGTACATTTATACTACTAATGCTGTAGAAAGCGTAAACAGTATGATTGAAAAGATAAGAATAAACTCCGGTGGTTATTTTCAATCTGTAGAAGTTTTAGAGATAAACATATATTTACAAAGAGAAAACTTGCGTCGGGGCAAGTGGAAAAACGGAGTACCTATTCTTAAAAAATGTAGTTACAATATATTACAGCTCTACAATATACGCTATGAAATGGAAACACAAAATTCTTGA